The Pagrus major chromosome 1, Pma_NU_1.0 genome includes the window taatgattcattaacatAGGATCCTCAGATCTGTTTTCCAGTAACTCACTGTTATCTATTTTATAGTCCTCCATTAGGAATTATCAGGGAAGTACTTACTAACAATTCATTAATTATCAAGTCGCTCTTGATTTGTTTCGCATTTACTTCCTTGTTAACAAATCTTTAACCAATCATTAGCtactctataaaatgtcattaatagCTACTCATTAACTAATGGTTAATTAGCAATTAGCTCCTCATTTGTTGCCTAGTAACTACTCCAAATTTTGTGACCGTTATTATGCATTCATGTGTAAGCCTCATTTTAATGCTGTAGCTGTTAAAGGTGGGGCTAATGTCAACTACTTTGTATACTTCTAGGTAgcttaattataataataataataatttatttgttgattatgtTTCGTATCAATCTTGATatttaaagtaactagtaagtAATGTTGTCAATTAAATCACAACATGGAATTACACAAGGAAagaacaagtacctcaaaattaaaaaaagatgtacTTAGCTACCTTCCATCTCTGTCAAAATCCGGAGGGTTCTCTTTATTATAAGACTTAACCAGCTGAATATTTAGCCCCCTGATTGCATATGTTTCCATCAGGTAATTTGAGTGACACAtaaaatgcatgtgtgtgtgtatttgtttgcaaACAGCAGCCAGATGATGCTGATTAGCATCCACTAAAGAGCTCTTGATTGCACTCAGAATGTCATCAGGTTCTGAGGTCACGGATGACTCACAGCTTGACATTATATAGGGCACTATAATTGCGCCCTGTTATAAATGTCTCTCAGTCTTtatctcttgctctctctgaATGACAAACAGAGCGTCAGGAGAACATGTGACTGAGCAGAAGGTCCATTATTCCCTATGGATGACTTTCCTGGAGGTCTAAGGTCCCTGGACCTAACCCCGGCCTCTGCCCAGCCGGTGGGGCTAGAAGCATGGGTGGGCGCTCTCAGTATTACTGGGATGAAAAATAAGGATGAAAGAGTGTAGAGAAGTAGAGCAGATGCAAAATGGATATGAGAAGCAAGAAAGACAGATGAGCAGAACTGAGTTTGAGTTGAAGACAGCATTAGTATTTGTGCTTGTGAAGCCCTTGCAGACAGGGtataaaatctaatttttttctctttaacatTGAATATTGACTAAATGTACCACAATCAAAGTTAGATTTTTGAGAAACACATAtaacagacatataaacacctggcaaagtactcaaatCCCCCCTGTGGTAGTTCCTGTTACAATAGGTGTCTCCATGACCAGGGGTGTAAAATGGGGGTACCACGGCCATTTTCAAACTCAACCTTCATTTCAATCTTAACAACATACCTGTAAAGTTTCCAGACTTCCAGACCATGATTGGGACTTTATAGTACTGACAAAAAGCtgtccacacacagacagacagacagacagacagacagacaaggtaAAAACAATAACTGCTAGAGTGAACGGGAATGACTTGCTCAGACTGCATTCCTTTTTTGAACCTggcattttgtcattttgatcTCAGCTACCCACCAAGTTTCAAGACTGTATATTGCATGGTTGTGACACATTacacgcacagacagacagacacacacacacacacacacacacacacacacactctggcaGCTGGTAAAATTACTGAAGTAATTTAAACCAAAGgtagaaaatcctcacatttgtgAAGCTGGAATGTTTCTGCATGAGAAATGGCTTAAAAGATCATCTTAATAGCTACCAATCGATTTTCTTAATTAGAATCAATTAGTCAACTCATTGTTTCAGCTGTGCTGTTCCTGCAGGGTagttaaattaaaagaaatacatcatattttatagGCTTGTTTTGTATAGGCTACAGCAATCTTAATTTGTCAGGAAACTAGTAACCAAcgctgtcagacaaatgtaaatTACTGCAGTGAAAAGTAGCAGATTTCTCTCTGAGATGTGGTGAAGTAGAAGAACAAAGTGGCACGAAACGGACGGACTCAAGTAAGAGCTGGAAAGGCCTCGCCGACTGAGGGTGAGCAGAGAGGATTCTGCAGAAAGAGCTAAACCCTCCAAACACATCCATGAACATTAACTCTCAGTTAAATCAACAAGACGAAACACCActtaagaaaattaaaatgtctaactGTCAATGATGAGAGACAGAACACAAGTAGTCTTCACAAGAGTCTATAAACTCACATCCAAATCTCCAGTGACATCTGGAGATCCCTGTAAATCACCTGTCATCTAAAACAGTTTATATGCGTGGTTATTATTGGTCACTTCAGTACTGAAAGAGTAATTCCATGGTCTTCCCCGAAGTATTATTTGTTGTGCCACAGAGTGATCAGCACATCTGGTGGTAACAGTATATTTATGATCATGTATCCTGTAAACAGCACCTGGGTCCATGcgaaagagaaaacatttaacGAAGGACCCTCTGGTTTGTTGATCACATAAAAAGTCTGGTAATTAATAACATGTTTGATGTGTTTATAGTGACAGAGACAGGGTTTACAAAAACAAGATTGTGTTTAGTGAAAGGagaacaacagaacagctgttTAGAGACGCTCTGCTTGTGAATATAACATCCGTAAGAGCCCTTCATGTGGTTTTAGCTGCTTAACAGTGCCCTCTACTTTCACTTCGACATTAGAAACCAGAGCTATATGTAGACTGCTGCTCGAGCTATACTTCACATATACAGCAGTCTTATGATCTGAGCATCAGTTGCCACGTCAGGAGCTGAATGTTATACCCAACGCGCCATCTAGAGGTCTATTTAAGAAGCATAAGTGTTTCAAGTTAAACTCCATTTGGCCTGTAGATGGCGATACATTCATTGGCTTGAAATGTGAGGGCCTTCTGGGAAAATATACTGCATATTTTATATACTGCATTGTAGAGTAATGCATCAAATGCAGACAAATGTCAaatttctttgttgtttgagttgttttgaTTCGGTctgtgttcagttcagtatGGTTTTAATGTGGAGTCTCATCTGTATGAGGACAAACagctgtgtcctctgtctgtcccaCTCAAGTAGTCTGGCTCTCTGCTATGACAACATGCCTTGGCGAGACTAGAAAacggcacacacactcaaacaactgggtcagcgacacacacacacacacacacactccagacTCAAAGAAACATGTTAGAGGACGACTCCTACTGGGTGATATGGTAGTAATTTGTCTCTTATTGTTCTCTCAGAatatttttccttctctcttggtctctttccctttctcttttctttttttccatcgtccttctgtttctgtctctcactgtgtcaCAGCCAATAGTAACATGGCACAGTCCCCATTCAAATAAGCAGGGAGAATCATCTGTCTGGGTCAAGTTTATGACCTGTGTACCCACATCAGGTGGGGTCGTTTTCAGGTAATGCCATCATGGGAGAAAACGTCTGTAGAACTCAAGACTAATGCTGCAATAAGACTGTCAGGTGAAGCCACAAAGAAGAGAGTTGATGCTCACATCAACTatacattattgtattttatgttattttgacACAAATGTTGCCAATCTGAGTTTTGCCTTTAGTTTTATGCAGGATTCTCTAAAGACCAACAAAGCAGCAACAGAAGAATTTTCTGTCCTTAACTTCATGGTTCAGAAAATGTTACGCATGAGAATTTCCATTTCCATAACAGGAGAGGATAAAAGTGGTTTTTCCAGTAAGAGGACTtcacccagtgtgtgtgtgtgtgtgtgtgtgtgtgtgtgtgtgtgtgtcgtggtGTCGGCTTAGGTTTGTTTAATTTTAGAGAACGTCTTTCcgaggcagagaggagggaagagggacTAGAAGACATAAACAAAGGAGTGGAACCTGCTGCCTGTGCAGATGGACGACAGCTGCTGGACGGAGAAATAAATGCCAGCACAGCTCCTTGTTTGgaagcttttattctgaaatgattTAACCTTCATACAATATCCAGTGCAATATATCCCTCTGCTGTATTTTGAGTATTGTAATAAACTGCTGTATTTATCAAACAGAGTCTGTATTATAAAACACACCCACATATTCTGCTCAGCAAAatccatcaaaacaaaatatacatcatcagacagtaaacactgtttttttcttctctcgtTTTACCAGAAATCAGAACTGAAAACACTTCAGTTCATATTTCCATTTATGGCTTGTTCATAATTCCTTGCAGTGTGTTGTCCATGGTCAAATGGGACTTTAATGCCACCCTTGTTCACacttaaaacaaattaaatgtgcCGTTTTTCAATGTAGAATAACTTGAGGGTGGATGTTGAACAGTAAGTCATCGTTGCCTCGACGAATCTCAAGCAGGAGAGGCCCATCACGCTGCAGCACTGCATGGATGTCTTCAGTGGTCCTGACTGGTCTTCCATTTAGTTTGACTATAATGTCACCTTCCATAATCCCTCcactaaaacacaaagaaactgtAGTCACTTTTGATGTAATGTAAGTTTTAATGCAACATGACATGACTGACCATAGCTTATGTCACGAGTCATCGTTTATGGACAAGAAATcatataataaccatcattactGATGTATCACGTTCTTCTCCCAGTCTGGATTCCTAGCTGCtgggctaactgagctaactagctaatgacagctacagttagctacagttagctgcaGTCAGCGGTTATTCTACTGATATGctgcccctgtttgttttgagtttgacAGGTGctcagttcttacatattgcacctttaataaatggtaaatgtatcgttaattaaacattagttaatagttatttcactgttaacaaacaatgacatgctttataaaccattcattaaacaattgtaaatgtttataaacatcagttgcaattttataatggccatccaaataatgtttatatatgaacgacacagtatttattaaccgtttataatgtattataaacatcagttgcaactttcaATAAACAATCACTTAATAACTGGTTtataaataatttcattttttcttaacagtaaaataactataATCTAAAATCTGAAATTAATGAActataaattaaacattcatCAATATTATTAAGTGCTatgaaatgatttattgaaCATTAATCTTAAAAATCAACccaatagtaataataataaataatagtaACAACAGTAATAATTTAACAGCCACTTTGATGAATGGTGGTCTCGTTCCTTGGGAGTTTcttcagtgctgtgtgtgtgtgcgctcggGTTTTTGCATGCGTGTGTGAACATACTTTTGTGCTGGAGTGTCAGGTATGACCTGCTGCACCAGAACTCCACTGCTGACCTCAGGAAAGTCCTGATGACGACGTCTCAACTCAGCTACTAGACtgagacacacataaacacatcgATACGAACAGTGTTTATTCCAATATTAATAATGACACTAGTAACATTTACTTCTTGAAAACGAGTTTCACTGGATGAAATAGGTAATAGGTCCAtcaccattttaaaaaatgctaaattaataaaaagctgATATGTGTTTTTGGATGTGACAACTTACCTTTCAGTTATAGTAAGCATCCTGATGCCTAAAAAACGTTTCTTGACTTCAGACAACTCTGGAAACAACATAAAAGTATGAAGTGGAGAAAGCTGCCTGGCACAGCCCCTCAGACATGTAAACAGTCATTGAAATCCGTTTCTCCAACTCCAACACTCACCTGCATCAGACTGGGGTTCCTCTGTGAGTCGTCTTTGCTGTCTTGCCTTTTCTGTCAAAACAACAGCCAAAAAGTGGGGTGGGATTCACTACTAATAATACTAACTAATAACCACTTTATACAAAGTATTTCTACAGGTATTAGGATCCCAAACTACAAATACTGGATCTatttgctgtttatttctacctAAGTGCTGCTCCagctttgacctctgacctttgctgtgtttgctctgtgacTCATTGAGGAAGCGGCTGATCCTGTCCGAGGGTATAGCGAAGGAGATCCCTGCTGTCACTTTCAGAGTGTTGATGCCTATCACCTCGCCATCCTGAAAGAAATACACACGTGTACAAATATACAGAGCACGCAGAAAATACTACTAATGACTGCATCTCAAGTACTGTAAAGATATTGGCGTACATTTAGGCCAAAACtcagtagaaatatacatttttttcagccCAAGGACAACTCTGTTAATAGAGTACACACAGGTCAGCGTGAGGGGTATGTAGAGTCTCCTGCTTGATATGTTACTAAATGATCCATTGTGGCTCACAAGAATGTCTGTACACTTGGAATAATGATACAGAAACAGgccaaaatatttcaaaaatacGTTGTTAATAAtagttagctggttagctagccATTGATTTAGCGTATGGTTAGGTTGGCTCGTACATGTGATTGCACCAGGAATCATCGATGTTGTGTAAAtatctgtttcattttttttaacaaatgtgtctttatgttgTTAAATCTGTTGgatttgtgttaatgtgtgttttcagacacatttgataaaaaaaatgtaaaaacttgaaaaatattatcaaacaatAATCTGGCACCCACCCTGCAGTTATTTTGAAGACCCCAGGGGGACTGCGAAGCCCCTGTTGAAGACCCAGGATTTAAAGGAATTTTTTGCATAGTTTAACACATTAAATGTACAGGCACGGATGCAAAAAGTTTACGCAAATGTTTGCCTTAATTAAGACTGAATTGCCACTTGGTTTCACttcattctttcttttaaatCGCTAAACTTTTTGCAGATGTGGGTAGAAATTTTGGAGGTCTGGAGAAAAGATATGCTGACATCAGAGCTGCTTTTactcattttgtgtttttaatttgaagcCCTATGATTTTAATTATTCTTTCTGATTAATTCCAGTttgatgtgattattttttttttttagcaatttaACAACCAATAAGTCAAATCAtgtcacttttgtttatttttttactactactacttttattacttttttttcaaagtagTAATATGAGGAGGATTAACAGAGggttaataattaaaaaatagtACATTGTCAGTtataatctttgttttttagaCCCTCAGAAGCATTTTGATCAATTTCAAGCCCAAACTATAGTGACTGAGTTTTATAATCCCGAGGTTCAGAAGCCTGTGTGTATGTTCTTGATATGCAGGTTGTGGGTTTCCAATAGTTATTAGACTGCTTTATTTcaacttgtttgtgttttaatgaaaaacaatctaCATAAATAATGCTATATTTGAAATACATCACTgtgatattataataataatataataacatttGTAGCTTCcactgtgtttgaaatgtgaCACTATCACctaaacagatttttatttaattcactgGATCAAGAGAAAATGGAGGACTGAAATCTTGTCCCAGGATAATGTTTAGACATTACATTATGTGTGACCCCTGACAGTCTTACTGAATAATCCTTCACAGTCATATTCACAGTCATATAACTCATTATCATCACTCTGCTCACCAAGTTAACAAGAGGCCCTCCAGAGTTCCCGTACTTCTCATAggaaacatgaaatatgaaacagaGAGACAATAACGTCATGACTTTGACACCCGAACAAAAGAAATGATCTGGCCATGAGTAGGCCACAaacagtgtgtatatgtgtgtgtgtgtgtgtgtgtgtgtgtgtgtgtgtgtgtgtgtgtgtgtgtgtgtgtgtgtgtctcacattAATGATAGCGTCAGTCTGGATGTAGTCCATGTCTGAGTCCTTGATGCCCAGCTCCTTGCCGTCTCTCTGAGCCGTGCTGACGATGCCAGTGGTGACGGTGTTCTGCAGAGCGAAGGGGCTGCCAATAGCAACCACAAACTCCCCTGGTCTCAGATCAGCTGAACAGCCCAGAGACAGCACGGGAAGCTTCTTCTGctcaaacatgcacacagatagATATGTCAGATAGAGAcaagagagacggacagagagagagagagaaaggaagagaagtTGAATGCTTACAAAACTATCCAACTATTTGAGGTATGGGTGTGAGAATACACACAGCAGCGCTGTGTCTCtgagtcacagagctgctgtttatGAAAGTATTCCTGCTAGCCTCATGAATGTCTAGAGGGAAGCTGTCAGAACTTGGCACACAAACGTGTCAGGATGTGGCTCGAGTGTTTTTTGCATTAGGGTCAGGGATGTTGAAAATGTCTGGAAAACTGTCTTTTACTTCACTTTGGACCAAAACAAGTGGATAAAGAGAGTCATTATGATCTTGTCTGGATGTAAAAAGGACCTGTGTCTGCTGTGGATGCTCTCACCTGAGGATTGACCTTGATTGTGGCGATGTCGGCCTTCCTGTCCACATCCCTGACTGCGGCCTCATACGCGTCGCCGTCGTGGAGCTGCACCCGCAGCTGGGGCCTCCCCGTCGAGGTGGTAGTCGGGGTCACCACGTGAGCGTTGGTCACGATCACACCTGAGTGGGTCACAATAAAACCAGAGCCGCTGGAGAGACGCAGGTGGCGACCAAACAGAGGATGTCTggacacagagagcaggaaaagGACAGAATATCtgaatcttgtttgttttttaaagaaagtttGGCACAAGTCTTCATTACCCAGAAGGCCACAGCTTGTGAATTCTTAAAGTTCACAATGCATGTATGTACCCAAACAATGACATAAGAATAATTCAAACCAACCCTCCCCATattaaaatattcttaaaatgCCTCCCcacaaaatatcaataaaaaatgacatattgtaagacatattgtaaataataaaacataatacaaATGTATGCCATGtggtagacacacacacacacacacacacacacacacacacacacaccttataAACAGTTCAATGTGGACAACAGCAGGTGCAATTTTCTCCACCACATCAGCGATGAAGTTGAACTTGAAGCGAAGGCTGCCTGATCGGACCAGTGAAGGACCTGTACTGACATGAAGAACACGCTGCATTAACATAAATACCTgtcacctccacacacacacacacacacacacacacacacacacacacacacacacacacacacacaataaacccTCAACCACATGTTTCACAAGCATGACTGTAGTTTTATTCTTTATATCCTGGTACTGAAGACATAAAGTCTATTTTAAAATCAGTATCAGGAGAAAAAGCCACATTCAGGATGAACCTGACTGTTAAAGTTAGACATTTATTCTGCAGTAATGCCGAATAAGATGCTAAATGCTGAAGTAGTTTAAAAAGAACAATTCCAGATTAGGGCTGCAaataagatttattttatttttcaattaatctgtGGGGtattatttttgataaatggattataaaataccagaaaataaaaatgtcaaaaataaactgGTTCCAGCTCCATAAATGCAAgaatttgatgcttttctttgtcatgtatgatgggttttttttacaagttttaacattttaaagactaaatgatgaatcgattaattgtgaaaatgacTGGctcattaatcaataatgaaaataatgttagttgcagccctacaaacACCTCAGAGCAACTAAATTAGATCAAGatttacaaaaacacttttgCTTTTCAGAGATCTGAGGAGATGAAAGATGTCTCATGTGCAAAATAAGTATGAAACTGAAGTATTACTACACATAACATATATAATATTgcatcacaaaaacatttacagtcaATTCGGGTAGTTTTGTGAAGTTGTATGATGTTTTATCCAAACCCAGAAAGTTAACTTGTGGACCACCCACAGCGGCCCTACCTGCGCCTGAAGGTGAACACGCTCCTTTGTGCGCCTGGCTGACTGCAGCTCTCCCCTTCTGCTCGGCCTTCCGGCTGGCTGCTCTCATCTTGCACACATTACCGTACGTTTTCCCGTCGCTTCCACACACTTCATGCTCCATCTTACACCGGCAGACCCCCTTGGAGCCTCGCCGCCTCCCCGCGGCGAGCAGCTTGCACTCCAGGCCATCCCCGCAGGGCAGGTCGTTTTTGCGGCCGCAGGGGTCTCCCTCCCGCGGCGAACACACCAGGCAGCAGTTACATCTGTCCGGGACGTACCCGCCGGGACAGCTGGGGCTCGGACACGAGCTCACGTCGCACCGGGAGGCGCACTTGTCGGAGCGCACAGCTCCGGTCAGGTCGTGCGTAAAGAGAATCGCGGCTGTGAGTAAAAGGAGCTGCATTGTGGTCTGAACAGTCTTACAGGTTTATTCCTTATATCGTCATTTTAAATGCTTATCCTCCAAACATGCAgttgtttctctgtgttcagactctgaataaataaaagtgttcACACCCTCCACAGGTCACTTCACTCCACAGGTCTGTGGcgctgttttaaaatgtctggCACTATGAAGCTCGTGTTTTAAGCTCTCTGTAGATTAAACTCCGGACATTGCCAAGTCATCGCCTCCCGCGTACTTTGACAGCCTTGTGAGTGTATATTAGTTTTTGTGAACAAGTGAAGAGGCGCAGAGGAGCGCATGAGCCGCTCGTGGTTCCGATGACACTGATAACGAGCACCATCTAGtgggcacaaacacacattacaccCCAGCCTTTCAGTGATGAGTTTAGGGGCCTGTTCCTCCTCCAGTCCACTGCAGCTTTGTCCTACTGGCCCACTTTAACCTAAAGTCAGATTAGttagattattttaattaaattagtgAATGACATACAAGGAACAAGAGAATATAAAACTtgtcaattgttttttaaatcatagGGCTATATGTGGCCCTATGAAACTCTCAAACTCACTCTTTTACATTTTAGCAGGTTACAAGTTCACTACAAGATGGGAATGTTCAGATGAAATGCACACTGACTGGCATACACCACCTGAAATGAAGGTAGGTGGATTAGCAG containing:
- the htra3a gene encoding serine protease HTRA3a — translated: MQLLLLTAAILFTHDLTGAVRSDKCASRCDVSSCPSPSCPGGYVPDRCNCCLVCSPREGDPCGRKNDLPCGDGLECKLLAAGRRRGSKGVCRCKMEHEVCGSDGKTYGNVCKMRAASRKAEQKGRAAVSQAHKGACSPSGAGPSLVRSGSLRFKFNFIADVVEKIAPAVVHIELFIRHPLFGRHLRLSSGSGFIVTHSGVIVTNAHVVTPTTTSTGRPQLRVQLHDGDAYEAAVRDVDRKADIATIKVNPQKKLPVLSLGCSADLRPGEFVVAIGSPFALQNTVTTGIVSTAQRDGKELGIKDSDMDYIQTDAIINYGNSGGPLVNLDGEVIGINTLKVTAGISFAIPSDRISRFLNESQSKHSKELSEVKKRFLGIRMLTITESLVAELRRRHQDFPEVSSGVLVQQVIPDTPAQNGGIMEGDIIVKLNGRPVRTTEDIHAVLQRDGPLLLEIRRGNDDLLFNIHPQVILH